The Sebastes fasciatus isolate fSebFas1 chromosome 13, fSebFas1.pri, whole genome shotgun sequence genome includes a region encoding these proteins:
- the LOC141781424 gene encoding WAS/WASL-interacting protein family member 2-like isoform X5, protein MPAPPPPPPPPGGPPPPPTFSQANTSAPKLSREEAKGRGALLTDICNGSRLKKVAVVNDRSAPLLDKPKGGGTATGGANGSAAGSPSGSVPPIGGLFTGGVPKLRPVGDGSSGRSRAAAPRPPSHRHDDTGSPSPQALSPVETSRSQRPSLPNLTSSPSPSSPSSSMKHSSSDPPPPPPLCRRGNAPSPPSSSSSSYNREKPLPPTPNNTPPLPSKPPPSPGNSRRPPTSGGNPASSTSSSSLAPPPPPYRITNGPTGGGEAAPELPQRHNSLSNKRTAPSPGGHTPTRGPAPPPPPASPTPSQQGANRPPPPVRETPGRGAAPPVPVQPSSLRAGGREAPPPPPYRTHGSPSLSADPPARGKPPPPPTRTPAAPPPPPPPLRNGHSSSSSIPRSFVDDFESKYSFHPLDDFPPPDEYRHFAKIYPSKANRVMRGAPPLPPVGR, encoded by the exons GCCAATACCAGCGCCCCCAAGCTGAGCAGAGAGGAGGCTAAAGGTCGCGGCGCTCTGCTGACGGACATCTGTAATGGCTCCAGGCTGAAGAAGGTGGCGGTGGTGAACGACCGCAGCGCTCCGCTGCTCGACA AGCCCAAAGGAGGCGGAACAGCAACAGGGGGAGCCAATGGCAGCGCGGCAGGAAGTCCGTCGGGTTCCGTTCCACCAATCGGAGGGCTGTTCACGGGCGGAGTCCCCAAACTGAGACCGGTCGGAG ACGGGTCTTCTGGGCGTTCTCGAGCCGCAGCGCCGCGCCCCCCCAGCCATCGCCATGACGACACAGGGAGCCCCTCCCCTCAGGCGCTGTCGCCCGTGGAGACGAGTCGCTCCCAGCGTCCCTCTCTGCCCAATCtgacctcctctccctccccctcctccccctccagcAGCATGAAGCACTCCTCCTCCGACCccccgccgcctcctcctctctgtcggCGTGGTAACgccccctcccctccttcctcctcctcctcctcgtacAACAGGGAGAAGCCCCTCCCCCCGACGCCAAACAACACCCCGCCCCTCCCCTCCAAACCTCCTCCGTCTCCTGGCAACAGCAGACGCCCTCCCACCTCAGGAGGAAACCccgcctcctccacctcttcctcctccctggcCCCGCCCCCTCCGCCCTACCGCATCACTAACGGTCCGACAGGCGGCGGCGAGGCGGCGCCCGAGCTGCCGCAGCGTCACAACTCCCTCAGCAACAAGAGGACCGCCCCCTCGCCGGGAGGCCACACCCCCACCAGAGGCCCCGCCCCTCCTCCACCCCCCgcctcccccaccccctcccaACAGGGCGCCAACAGGCCACCGCCACCCGTCAGAGAGACGCCAGGTAGAGGAGCAG CTCCTCCTGTTCCCGTCCAGCCGTCGTCGTTGAGGGCCGGCGGTAGAGAAGCTCCGCCCCCTCCTCCTTACAGGACTCATGGTAGCCCCTCCCTCTCCGCTGACCCCCCCGCTAGAGGGAAACCTCCTCCCCCGCCCACCCGCACCCCcgctgctcctcctccgcctcctcctcctctccgcaatggacactcctcctcctcctccatccctcgCTCATTTGTCG ATGATTTTGAGTCCAAGTATTCGTTTCATCCTCTGGACGACTTCCCTCCTCCAGACGAGTACCGACACTTCGCCAAGATCTACCCCAGCAAGGCCAACAGAg TGATGAGAggagctcctcctcttcctcctgttgGGAggtga
- the LOC141781424 gene encoding WAS/WASL-interacting protein family member 2-like isoform X4: MPAPPPPPPPPGGPPPPPTFSQANTSAPKLSREEAKGRGALLTDICNGSRLKKVAVVNDRSAPLLDSKSQTPKSQTPPTDHPYIRLYQYLHQQQSQPQQQGAPSEEQQRTAADKSSALTLEKPKGGGTATGGANGSAAGSPSGSVPPIGGLFTGGVPKLRPVGDGSSGRSRAAAPRPPSHRHDDTGSPSPQALSPVETSRSQRPSLPNLTSSPSPSSPSSSMKHSSSDPPPPPPLCRRGNAPSPPSSSSSSYNREKPLPPTPNNTPPLPSKPPPSPGNSRRPPTSGGNPASSTSSSSLAPPPPPYRITNGPTGGGEAAPELPQRHNSLSNKRTAPSPGGHTPTRGPAPPPPPASPTPSQQGANRPPPPVRETPGRGAAPPVPVQPSSLRAGGREAPPPPPYRTHGSPSLSADPPARGKPPPPPTRTPAAPPPPPPPLRNGHSSSSSIPRSFVDDFESKYSFHPLDDFPPPDEYRHFAKIYPSKANRVMRGAPPLPPVGR; encoded by the exons GCCAATACCAGCGCCCCCAAGCTGAGCAGAGAGGAGGCTAAAGGTCGCGGCGCTCTGCTGACGGACATCTGTAATGGCTCCAGGCTGAAGAAGGTGGCGGTGGTGAACGACCGCAGCGCTCCGCTGCTCGACAGTAAGAGCCAAACACCAAAGAGCCAAACACCTCCCACAGATCACCCATACATTCGCTTATACCAATACCTACACCAGCAACAGAGCCAGCCTCAGCAGCAGGGGGCGCCGtctgaggagcagcagaggacgGCCGCCGATAAGAGCTCCGCTCTGACACTAGAGA AGCCCAAAGGAGGCGGAACAGCAACAGGGGGAGCCAATGGCAGCGCGGCAGGAAGTCCGTCGGGTTCCGTTCCACCAATCGGAGGGCTGTTCACGGGCGGAGTCCCCAAACTGAGACCGGTCGGAG ACGGGTCTTCTGGGCGTTCTCGAGCCGCAGCGCCGCGCCCCCCCAGCCATCGCCATGACGACACAGGGAGCCCCTCCCCTCAGGCGCTGTCGCCCGTGGAGACGAGTCGCTCCCAGCGTCCCTCTCTGCCCAATCtgacctcctctccctccccctcctccccctccagcAGCATGAAGCACTCCTCCTCCGACCccccgccgcctcctcctctctgtcggCGTGGTAACgccccctcccctccttcctcctcctcctcctcgtacAACAGGGAGAAGCCCCTCCCCCCGACGCCAAACAACACCCCGCCCCTCCCCTCCAAACCTCCTCCGTCTCCTGGCAACAGCAGACGCCCTCCCACCTCAGGAGGAAACCccgcctcctccacctcttcctcctccctggcCCCGCCCCCTCCGCCCTACCGCATCACTAACGGTCCGACAGGCGGCGGCGAGGCGGCGCCCGAGCTGCCGCAGCGTCACAACTCCCTCAGCAACAAGAGGACCGCCCCCTCGCCGGGAGGCCACACCCCCACCAGAGGCCCCGCCCCTCCTCCACCCCCCgcctcccccaccccctcccaACAGGGCGCCAACAGGCCACCGCCACCCGTCAGAGAGACGCCAGGTAGAGGAGCAG CTCCTCCTGTTCCCGTCCAGCCGTCGTCGTTGAGGGCCGGCGGTAGAGAAGCTCCGCCCCCTCCTCCTTACAGGACTCATGGTAGCCCCTCCCTCTCCGCTGACCCCCCCGCTAGAGGGAAACCTCCTCCCCCGCCCACCCGCACCCCcgctgctcctcctccgcctcctcctcctctccgcaatggacactcctcctcctcctccatccctcgCTCATTTGTCG ATGATTTTGAGTCCAAGTATTCGTTTCATCCTCTGGACGACTTCCCTCCTCCAGACGAGTACCGACACTTCGCCAAGATCTACCCCAGCAAGGCCAACAGAg TGATGAGAggagctcctcctcttcctcctgttgGGAggtga